The following proteins are co-located in the Streptomyces sp. NBC_00435 genome:
- a CDS encoding L-serine ammonia-lyase, with translation MAISVFDLFSIGIGPSSSHTVGPMRAARMFVTRLKKDGVLAQTASVRAELFGSLGATGHGHGTPKAVLLGLEGHAPRTVDVENADAEVERIRKSGRLRLLGAEIGDGHEIPFDEPNQLILHRRRSLPYHANGMTLFAYDESGTPLLEKTYYSVGGGFVVDEDAVGEDRIKLDDTVLKYPFRSGDEMLRLANETGLSISSMMLENEKAWRTEDEIREGLLEIWRVMQACVSRGMSREGILPGGLRVKRRAASTARQLRTEGDPMMHRSEWATIYAMAVNEENAAGGRVVTAPTNGAAGVLPAVLHYYMNFVPGADEDGVVRFLLAAGAIGMLFKENASISGAEVGCQGEVGSACSMAAGALAEVLGGTPEQVENAAEIGMEHNLGLTCDPVGGLVQIPCIERNGMAAVKAVTAAKMAMRGDGSHKVSLDKVIKTMKETGADMKVKYKETARGGLAVNVIEC, from the coding sequence GTGGCCATCTCCGTCTTCGATCTCTTCTCGATCGGCATCGGTCCCTCCTCCTCCCACACCGTCGGACCGATGCGCGCCGCGCGCATGTTCGTGACCAGGCTCAAGAAGGACGGCGTCCTCGCCCAGACCGCCTCGGTGCGCGCCGAGCTCTTCGGCTCACTGGGCGCCACCGGCCACGGCCACGGCACCCCCAAGGCGGTCCTGCTGGGCCTGGAGGGCCACGCCCCCCGCACCGTGGACGTGGAGAACGCCGACGCCGAGGTCGAGCGCATCCGCAAGTCCGGCCGCCTGCGCCTGCTGGGCGCGGAGATAGGCGACGGCCACGAGATCCCCTTCGACGAGCCGAACCAGCTGATCCTGCACCGCCGGCGCTCCCTGCCGTACCACGCGAACGGCATGACGCTCTTCGCGTACGACGAGTCGGGCACCCCGCTCCTGGAGAAGACGTACTACTCGGTCGGCGGCGGGTTCGTCGTGGACGAGGACGCGGTCGGCGAGGACCGGATCAAGCTCGACGACACCGTGCTGAAGTACCCCTTCCGCAGCGGTGACGAGATGCTGCGCCTCGCGAACGAGACCGGCCTGTCGATCTCCTCGATGATGCTGGAGAACGAGAAGGCCTGGCGCACCGAGGACGAGATCCGCGAGGGCCTCCTGGAGATCTGGCGCGTCATGCAGGCCTGCGTCTCGCGCGGCATGTCCCGCGAGGGCATCCTCCCGGGCGGCCTGCGGGTCAAGCGCCGGGCCGCCTCCACGGCGCGCCAGCTGCGCACCGAGGGCGACCCGATGATGCACCGCAGCGAGTGGGCGACGATCTACGCGATGGCGGTCAACGAGGAGAACGCGGCCGGTGGCCGCGTCGTCACCGCCCCGACCAACGGCGCCGCGGGCGTCCTGCCGGCGGTCCTGCACTACTACATGAACTTCGTGCCGGGCGCCGACGAGGACGGCGTGGTCCGCTTCCTCCTCGCCGCGGGCGCGATCGGCATGCTCTTCAAGGAGAACGCCTCGATCTCCGGCGCCGAGGTCGGCTGCCAGGGCGAGGTCGGCTCGGCCTGCTCGATGGCGGCCGGCGCCCTCGCCGAGGTCCTGGGCGGCACCCCGGAGCAGGTCGAGAACGCGGCCGAGATCGGCATGGAGCACAACCTCGGCCTGACCTGCGACCCGGTCGGCGGCCTGGTCCAGATCCCGTGCATCGAGCGCAACGGCATGGCGGCGGTCAAGGCCGTCACCGCGGCCAAGATGGCGATGCGCGGCGACGGCAGCCACAAGGTCTCCCTCGACAAGGTCATCAAGACCATGAAGGAGACCGGCGCCGACATGAAGGTCAAGTACAAGGAGACCGCCCGCGGCGGCCTCGCGGTCAACGTCATCGAGTGCTGA
- a CDS encoding ABC transporter permease yields the protein MTAPLHDMSAETPAPVSVADVPAKAIEGRSPGRIAWTRLKRDRVALAGGVVVLLLILVAVFAPLIVSLLGHPPEEPHEDLLDPLLGLPAGPRGGMSGDFLLGIEPVNGRDVFSRIVYGARISLLVAFLSAAVAVGLGTLFGVVSGYFGGWVDTLISRVMDLLLAFPQLLFIIALVSVVPNSLWGVEGSNLRMWVLILVIGFFGWPYIGRIVRGQTLSLREREYVEAARSLGAGRAYILFRELLPNLVAPITVYTTLMIPTNVLTEAALSFLGVGVKPPTPSWGETLSTAVRTYEDDPLFMIFPGTAIFITVLAFNLFGDGVRDALDPKGSR from the coding sequence ATGACGGCACCACTGCACGACATGAGCGCGGAGACACCCGCACCCGTGTCCGTAGCCGACGTCCCCGCCAAGGCCATCGAAGGCCGCTCACCCGGCCGCATCGCCTGGACGCGGCTCAAGCGCGACAGGGTCGCGCTGGCCGGCGGTGTCGTCGTGCTCCTGCTGATCCTCGTCGCGGTCTTCGCGCCGCTGATCGTCTCGCTCCTCGGCCACCCGCCGGAGGAGCCGCACGAGGATCTCCTCGACCCGCTGCTCGGCCTGCCGGCCGGCCCCCGCGGCGGTATGAGCGGCGACTTCCTGCTCGGCATCGAGCCGGTCAACGGCCGCGACGTGTTCAGCCGGATCGTCTACGGCGCCCGCATCTCCCTGCTGGTCGCCTTCCTGTCCGCCGCCGTGGCGGTCGGTCTCGGCACCCTGTTCGGCGTCGTCTCCGGATACTTCGGCGGCTGGGTCGACACCCTCATCAGCCGGGTCATGGACCTGCTGCTGGCCTTCCCGCAGCTGCTCTTCATCATCGCCCTGGTGTCGGTCGTCCCCAACAGCCTCTGGGGCGTTGAGGGTTCGAACCTGCGGATGTGGGTCCTGATCCTGGTCATCGGCTTCTTCGGGTGGCCCTACATCGGCCGCATCGTCCGCGGGCAGACCCTGTCGCTGCGCGAGCGGGAGTACGTCGAGGCCGCGCGCAGCCTGGGCGCGGGACGGGCGTACATCCTCTTCCGCGAGCTGCTCCCCAACCTGGTGGCGCCGATCACCGTCTACACGACGCTGATGATCCCCACCAACGTGCTGACCGAGGCGGCGCTCAGCTTCCTGGGTGTCGGCGTCAAGCCGCCCACACCGTCCTGGGGCGAGACCCTCTCGACGGCCGTGCGCACCTACGAGGACGATCCGCTCTTCATGATCTTCCCCGGTACGGCGATCTTCATCACCGTGCTGGCCTTCAACCTCTTCGGCGACGGCGTCCGCGACGCCCTCGACCCGAAGGGCTCCCGTTAG
- a CDS encoding SsgA family sporulation/cell division regulator translates to MTGTEHRVLPLRLEVAPAPIPVRGVFVYRTGRPYEISLDFEGAGMHLAHWVFSRELLLDGQVCATGEGDIQVWPRWKGTEPRVFLAFSNGEQSCVVSARAKDVRELCRRMTEMVPRGQEQRHYDLDAELSALLPG, encoded by the coding sequence ATGACCGGCACCGAGCACCGCGTCCTCCCGCTCCGGCTGGAGGTCGCACCGGCCCCCATCCCGGTGCGGGGCGTCTTCGTGTACCGCACCGGGCGGCCCTACGAGATCTCCCTCGACTTCGAGGGCGCGGGCATGCACCTCGCACACTGGGTGTTCTCGCGGGAGCTGCTGCTCGACGGCCAGGTCTGCGCCACCGGCGAGGGCGACATACAGGTGTGGCCGCGCTGGAAGGGCACCGAGCCGCGGGTCTTCCTCGCGTTCAGCAACGGCGAGCAGTCGTGCGTCGTGTCCGCCCGGGCGAAGGACGTACGGGAGCTGTGCCGGCGGATGACCGAGATGGTGCCGCGGGGCCAGGAGCAGCGGCACTACGACCTCGACGCCGAGCTGAGCGCGCTCCTGCCGGGCTGA
- a CDS encoding enhanced serine sensitivity protein SseB produces the protein MWPGNELEQVLGAALGQPGAGGRILEVLGRSQVWIPLPGGVGSLNLPTMEINGAAYVPVYSSAEQFRACAGPAMDFAVAPAVEFARGLPPQLGIALNPEGSVGVPLPPPAVAELCRAGRSPLDGSATGGRVRLFEPDWQEDPVDFLTAAAEEFRATGVVAAAYRCLASVEAGAPELYIGVHLVGWEPGMRNAPMDALGRALTRVPPPWPVQLILLDAAEDPVVDFIRERVRPFYLS, from the coding sequence ATGTGGCCGGGGAACGAGCTGGAGCAGGTGCTCGGGGCGGCGCTCGGGCAGCCCGGCGCAGGGGGGCGGATCCTCGAGGTGCTCGGGCGCAGCCAGGTCTGGATCCCGCTGCCCGGCGGGGTGGGCAGCCTGAACCTGCCCACCATGGAGATCAACGGTGCCGCCTACGTGCCCGTCTACAGCTCCGCGGAGCAGTTCCGCGCCTGCGCCGGACCCGCCATGGACTTCGCCGTGGCCCCCGCCGTGGAGTTCGCCCGGGGCCTGCCCCCGCAGCTCGGCATCGCGCTCAACCCCGAGGGGTCCGTCGGCGTGCCGCTGCCCCCGCCCGCCGTCGCGGAGCTCTGCCGGGCCGGCCGCAGCCCGCTCGACGGGTCCGCCACCGGGGGCCGGGTCCGGCTCTTCGAGCCCGACTGGCAGGAGGACCCGGTCGACTTCCTGACCGCCGCCGCCGAGGAGTTCCGTGCCACCGGAGTGGTCGCGGCCGCGTACCGCTGCCTCGCCAGCGTCGAGGCGGGGGCGCCGGAGCTGTACATCGGTGTCCACCTGGTGGGATGGGAGCCCGGTATGCGAAATGCCCCGATGGACGCGCTGGGCCGGGCCCTGACCCGCGTCCCTCCGCCCTGGCCGGTGCAGTTGATCCTGCTGGACGCCGCCGAGGACCCGGTCGTCGACTTTATTCGTGAGCGCGTACGCCCCTTCTACCTGTCGTAG
- a CDS encoding enhanced serine sensitivity protein SseB C-terminal domain-containing protein, with product MSASGTAAVGQVEHMLRQVTPGRYESYESLLHALAEGRLWMLLWQGRPGSSDAQYGGMEVEGIGYAPCVTSPQELAVSGWNRGYEVVTGRDIARALYPDRWGLWLNPHAQGGGVGIPWADLRRIATGLDRMPAGPLRLSEPAIELPQFYGLLTQHAHRTPAVRSLRRAWVQPALGSPYLAVGLDLYDASAHALESVREMMRQSVGAVPEGVPVCTVALADEHDPVAMWLRAQTRPFYDREGQAPAY from the coding sequence GTGAGTGCGTCAGGCACGGCCGCGGTCGGGCAGGTCGAGCACATGCTGCGCCAGGTGACTCCCGGGCGCTACGAGAGCTACGAGTCCCTTCTGCACGCCCTGGCCGAGGGACGGCTGTGGATGCTGCTCTGGCAGGGGCGGCCCGGCTCCTCGGACGCCCAGTACGGTGGCATGGAGGTCGAGGGCATCGGGTACGCGCCCTGCGTGACCTCCCCGCAGGAGCTGGCCGTCAGCGGCTGGAACCGCGGGTACGAGGTGGTCACCGGCCGGGACATCGCCCGCGCCCTGTACCCCGACCGCTGGGGGCTGTGGCTCAATCCGCACGCCCAGGGCGGCGGCGTCGGCATCCCCTGGGCCGACCTGCGCCGGATCGCCACCGGCCTGGACCGGATGCCGGCCGGCCCGCTGCGGCTGTCCGAACCCGCCATCGAGCTTCCGCAGTTCTACGGGCTGCTCACGCAGCACGCGCACCGCACGCCCGCCGTGCGCTCGCTGCGCCGCGCCTGGGTGCAGCCGGCGCTGGGGTCCCCGTACCTCGCCGTCGGGCTCGACCTGTACGACGCCTCCGCGCACGCGCTGGAATCCGTACGGGAGATGATGCGCCAGTCGGTCGGCGCGGTCCCCGAGGGGGTGCCCGTGTGCACGGTCGCGCTCGCGGACGAGCACGATCCGGTGGCGATGTGGCTGAGGGCGCAAACCAGGCCCTTCTACGACCGTGAGGGACAGGCGCCCGCCTACTGA
- a CDS encoding AAA family ATPase: MAGVPTQRGAARAAGAAAPGAAGVRGASGGAGGRPAPVRDLRGPGGPTRLRFADGDVVVVSGLPGGGKSTLIKRAAAGGGIDSQDARERWERRMPAALPYAVYRPAVRIAHYWGLWRVLRSGAPAVVHDCGTQSWVRALLAAAARRRGRALHLVLLDTTPEEARAGQAARGRGVSAYAFARHRGAVARLLREAESGRPPAGCASVTLLDRPAASRLTEIGFH; this comes from the coding sequence GTGGCCGGAGTACCGACACAGCGCGGTGCCGCACGGGCCGCGGGAGCGGCGGCGCCGGGAGCGGCGGGGGTCCGCGGGGCCTCCGGGGGCGCCGGCGGCCGGCCCGCTCCGGTACGGGACCTGCGCGGGCCCGGGGGCCCGACCCGGCTCCGGTTCGCGGACGGGGACGTCGTGGTGGTCTCGGGACTGCCCGGCGGCGGGAAGAGCACCCTGATCAAGCGGGCCGCTGCGGGCGGCGGCATCGACTCCCAGGACGCGCGCGAGCGGTGGGAGCGCCGGATGCCGGCCGCCCTGCCGTACGCGGTGTACCGACCGGCCGTCCGGATCGCGCACTACTGGGGACTGTGGCGGGTGCTCCGCTCCGGAGCCCCGGCCGTCGTCCACGACTGCGGTACGCAGAGCTGGGTACGGGCCCTGCTCGCCGCGGCCGCCCGGCGGCGCGGGCGCGCGCTGCACCTGGTGCTGCTGGACACCACCCCCGAGGAGGCCCGGGCCGGGCAGGCGGCGCGGGGCCGGGGCGTGTCGGCGTACGCCTTCGCCCGGCACCGGGGCGCGGTGGCCCGGCTGCTGCGCGAGGCCGAGTCGGGCCGCCCGCCGGCCGGCTGCGCCTCGGTGACCCTGCTGGACCGCCCGGCGGCGTCCCGGCTGACGGAGATCGGCTTCCACTGA
- the glyA gene encoding serine hydroxymethyltransferase: MSVLNTPLHELDPDVAAAVDAELVRQQSTLEMIASENFAPVAVMEAQGSVLTNKYAEGYPGRRYYGGCEHVDVVEQIAIDRIKALFGAEAANVQPHSGAQANAAAMFALIKPGDTIMGLNLAHGGHLTHGMKINFSGKLYNVVPYHVDETGEVDMAEVERLAKESKPQLIVAGWSAYPRQLDFAAFRRIADEVGAYLMVDMAHFAGLVAAGLHPNPVPHAHVVTTTTHKTLGGPRGGVILSTQELAKKINSAVFPGQQGGPLEHVIAAKAVSFLVAASPEFKERQERTLEGAKILAARLVQDDVKAVGVDVLTGGTDVHLVLVDLRNSQLDGQQAEDRLHEVGITVNRNAIPNDPRPPMVTSGLRIGTPALATRGFDAEAFTEVAEIIAQALKPAYDADDLKARVSALAAKFPLYPTL, encoded by the coding sequence ATGTCTGTACTGAACACTCCCCTCCACGAGCTCGACCCGGACGTCGCCGCCGCCGTCGACGCCGAGCTCGTGCGCCAGCAGTCGACCCTGGAAATGATCGCGTCGGAGAACTTCGCTCCGGTCGCCGTCATGGAGGCCCAGGGCTCGGTCCTGACCAACAAGTACGCCGAGGGCTACCCCGGCCGCCGCTACTACGGCGGCTGCGAGCACGTCGACGTCGTCGAGCAGATCGCGATCGACCGCATCAAGGCGCTCTTCGGCGCCGAGGCCGCGAACGTGCAGCCCCACTCGGGTGCGCAGGCGAACGCGGCCGCGATGTTCGCGCTGATCAAGCCGGGCGACACGATCATGGGTCTGAACCTGGCCCACGGCGGTCACCTGACCCACGGCATGAAGATCAACTTCTCCGGCAAGCTCTACAACGTGGTTCCGTACCACGTCGACGAGACCGGCGAGGTCGACATGGCCGAGGTCGAGCGCCTCGCCAAGGAGTCCAAGCCGCAGCTGATCGTCGCCGGCTGGTCCGCCTACCCGCGCCAGCTGGACTTCGCCGCCTTCCGCCGCATCGCGGACGAGGTCGGCGCGTACCTGATGGTCGACATGGCGCACTTCGCCGGCCTGGTCGCCGCGGGTCTGCACCCGAACCCGGTACCGCACGCCCACGTCGTCACCACCACCACGCACAAGACCCTCGGCGGTCCGCGCGGAGGTGTCATCCTGTCGACGCAGGAACTGGCCAAGAAGATCAACTCCGCGGTCTTCCCGGGCCAGCAGGGCGGCCCGCTGGAGCACGTGATCGCCGCCAAGGCGGTCTCCTTCCTGGTCGCGGCCTCGCCCGAGTTCAAGGAGCGCCAGGAGCGCACCCTGGAGGGCGCGAAGATCCTCGCCGCCCGTCTGGTCCAGGACGACGTCAAGGCCGTGGGCGTGGACGTCCTCACCGGCGGCACCGACGTGCACCTGGTCCTGGTCGACCTGCGCAACTCCCAGCTGGACGGTCAGCAGGCCGAGGACCGCCTCCACGAGGTCGGCATCACGGTCAACCGCAACGCCATCCCGAACGACCCGCGGCCGCCGATGGTCACCTCGGGCCTGCGGATCGGCACGCCGGCGCTGGCCACCCGCGGTTTCGACGCCGAGGCCTTCACCGAGGTCGCCGAGATCATCGCGCAGGCGCTGAAGCCCGCCTACGACGCGGACGACCTGAAGGCGCGCGTCTCGGCGCTCGCCGCGAAGTTCCCGCTGTACCCGACGCTCTAG
- a CDS encoding AMIN-like domain-containing (lipo)protein, with protein sequence MIRPRRRQATALGAGTLLAAALAFAAPASAATNARATAAPATPTAASATPLVVNARWGGHCTYDRVVVDLQGYVPAVTVTRVPKLVYDGSGKPVPLAGTYFLEIRLHPAAGHDDAGHNVYAGPKLLKIYLPKLKGIALTGDYEGYVTLGAAFDTAPSFTSSTLHSPERFVLDIAHPNVC encoded by the coding sequence ATGATCCGTCCACGCCGCCGGCAGGCCACCGCACTGGGGGCGGGCACACTGCTCGCCGCCGCACTCGCCTTCGCCGCACCGGCCTCCGCCGCCACGAACGCCCGGGCCACCGCCGCGCCCGCCACCCCCACCGCCGCCTCCGCCACCCCGCTCGTCGTCAATGCCCGCTGGGGCGGGCACTGCACGTACGACCGCGTGGTCGTCGACCTGCAGGGATACGTCCCCGCCGTCACCGTCACCCGCGTCCCGAAGCTGGTCTACGACGGGTCCGGCAAGCCCGTACCGCTGGCCGGCACGTACTTCCTGGAGATCCGCCTGCATCCCGCGGCCGGACACGACGACGCGGGCCACAACGTCTACGCCGGACCCAAGCTCCTCAAGATCTACCTGCCCAAGCTGAAGGGCATCGCCCTGACCGGCGACTACGAGGGGTACGTGACCCTCGGCGCCGCCTTCGACACGGCACCCTCCTTCACCTCGTCCACGCTGCACTCCCCCGAGCGGTTCGTTCTGGACATCGCGCACCCGAACGTCTGCTGA
- a CDS encoding APC family permease — protein sequence MDMSAANRKGLSLFALIMIGLGSIFGSGWLFGAGQAAAVAGPAAIVAWVIGAVFIGMIAMSYAEVGAAYPLPGSMARFGTISHGPVLGFITGWAVWIAIAALIPIESIAGTQYMSSWNFGWARGLVENGGLTTSGMAMALFLTVALWLACYWSVALLAKANNLLTLVKFAIPVLAVIALIASGFHTGNFTDHGGFAPNGWSAVMTAVTTSGVVFAFNGFQAVVNLGGAAKNPGRAIPLALVGALSLGLVIYLALQIAFIGGVPPEKLAEAGGWSGINFSSPFADLAKMLMLHWVVTMLQFGAFISPSGANIGNVASASYMAQNLADTGFFPKKIREVHPKYGTARPAMWLNLGFSVLLLVTVGHSWEALASVVSAAMVVSYLIGPIAVGVFRRTKPELPRPFRLPAAKILCPITFAFAACALYWSKWPDTGKVVLLTLVAAPIAAVVLKRKGEKNLAKQFAPAWWMIAFLLWLGTLSALGSKEFGGHGIIPGGVDIAVVGLSALGFYFWAVRSGVKAHYAGLPGPDPVLDAAPAGEADAADAPERELTHA from the coding sequence ATGGACATGAGCGCGGCCAACAGGAAGGGGCTCAGCCTCTTCGCCCTGATCATGATCGGGCTCGGCTCGATCTTCGGCTCCGGGTGGCTCTTCGGCGCGGGCCAGGCGGCCGCGGTCGCCGGGCCGGCGGCCATCGTCGCCTGGGTCATCGGAGCAGTCTTCATCGGCATGATCGCCATGTCGTACGCGGAGGTCGGCGCCGCCTACCCGCTGCCCGGCTCGATGGCCCGCTTCGGCACCATCTCGCACGGGCCGGTGCTGGGCTTCATCACCGGCTGGGCGGTCTGGATCGCCATCGCCGCGCTGATCCCGATCGAGTCCATCGCCGGTACCCAGTACATGTCGTCCTGGAACTTCGGCTGGGCCAGGGGCCTGGTCGAGAACGGCGGCCTGACCACCTCCGGCATGGCGATGGCCCTGTTCCTGACCGTGGCGCTGTGGCTGGCCTGCTACTGGTCGGTGGCCCTGCTCGCCAAGGCGAACAACCTGCTCACCCTGGTCAAGTTCGCCATCCCGGTGCTCGCCGTCATCGCCCTGATCGCCTCCGGCTTCCACACCGGCAACTTCACCGACCACGGCGGCTTCGCCCCCAACGGCTGGTCCGCGGTCATGACCGCCGTCACCACCTCCGGTGTCGTCTTCGCCTTCAACGGCTTCCAGGCCGTCGTCAACCTCGGCGGCGCCGCCAAGAACCCCGGCCGCGCCATTCCGCTGGCCCTGGTCGGCGCGCTCTCCCTGGGCCTGGTCATCTACCTGGCCCTGCAGATCGCCTTCATCGGCGGCGTCCCGCCGGAGAAGCTGGCCGAGGCCGGCGGCTGGAGCGGCATCAACTTCTCCTCGCCGTTCGCCGACCTCGCCAAGATGCTGATGCTGCACTGGGTCGTCACGATGCTCCAGTTCGGTGCCTTCATCTCGCCGTCCGGCGCCAACATCGGCAACGTCGCGTCCGCCTCCTACATGGCGCAGAACCTCGCGGACACCGGCTTCTTCCCGAAGAAGATCCGCGAGGTCCACCCCAAGTACGGCACCGCCCGTCCCGCGATGTGGCTGAACCTCGGCTTCTCGGTCCTGCTGCTGGTCACCGTCGGCCACAGCTGGGAGGCCCTGGCCAGCGTGGTCTCCGCCGCGATGGTGGTCTCGTACCTGATCGGCCCGATCGCGGTCGGCGTCTTCCGCCGGACCAAGCCCGAGCTGCCGCGCCCCTTCCGCCTGCCGGCCGCGAAGATCCTCTGCCCGATCACCTTCGCCTTCGCCGCCTGCGCCCTGTACTGGTCCAAGTGGCCGGACACCGGCAAGGTGGTGCTGCTCACCCTGGTCGCCGCCCCGATCGCGGCCGTGGTGCTCAAGCGCAAGGGCGAGAAGAACCTGGCCAAGCAGTTCGCCCCGGCCTGGTGGATGATCGCCTTCCTGCTGTGGCTGGGCACGCTGTCGGCGCTCGGCAGCAAGGAATTCGGCGGGCACGGGATCATCCCGGGCGGCGTGGACATCGCCGTCGTGGGCCTCTCGGCCCTGGGCTTCTACTTCTGGGCCGTACGGTCCGGGGTCAAGGCCCACTACGCGGGCCTGCCTGGCCCGGACCCGGTCCTGGACGCCGCCCCCGCCGGGGAGGCCGACGCTGCCGACGCACCGGAGCGCGAACTGACCCACGCCTGA
- the gcvH gene encoding glycine cleavage system protein GcvH: MSNPQQLRYSKEHEWLSDAEGGVSTVGITEFAANALGDVVYAQLPEVGHTVTAGDTCGELESTKSVSDLYSPVTGEVIEFNQDVVDDPSLVNSAPFEGGWLFKVRVTEEPADLLSADEYAKLTAGN, translated from the coding sequence ATGAGCAACCCCCAGCAGCTGCGTTACAGCAAGGAGCACGAGTGGCTGTCGGACGCCGAGGGCGGCGTCTCGACGGTCGGCATCACGGAGTTCGCGGCCAACGCGCTCGGTGACGTCGTCTACGCCCAGCTTCCCGAGGTCGGCCACACGGTGACCGCGGGCGACACCTGTGGCGAGCTGGAGTCGACCAAGTCGGTCAGCGACCTGTACTCCCCCGTCACCGGCGAGGTCATCGAGTTCAACCAGGACGTCGTGGACGACCCGTCGCTGGTGAACTCGGCCCCCTTCGAGGGTGGCTGGCTCTTCAAGGTGCGCGTCACGGAGGAGCCGGCCGACCTGCTCTCCGCCGACGAGTACGCCAAGCTCACCGCCGGCAACTGA
- the gcvT gene encoding glycine cleavage system aminomethyltransferase GcvT: MSTAPRLTALDALHRSLGATMTDFAGWDMPLRYASERDEHNAVRTKAGLFDLSHMGEITLTGPEAVKVLDYALVGNISTVGVGRARYTHICQEDGGILDDLIVYRLGETEYMVVANASNAQVVLDAITERAAGFDAEVRDDRDAYALLAVQGPESPGILASLTDADLDGLKYYAGLPGTVAGVPALIARTGYTGEDGFELFVAPEHAVELWQALTKAGEGVGLVPAGLSCRDTLRLEAGMPLYGHELTTSLTPFDAGLGRVVKFEKEGDFVGRAALEAAAERAATNPPRKLVGLIAEGRRVPRAGFSVTFDGQVVGEVTSGAPSPTLGKPIAMAYVDAAHAAPGTSGVGVDIRGTHEAYEVVALPFYKRQK, from the coding sequence ATGAGCACTGCCCCCCGCCTGACCGCCCTCGATGCGCTGCACCGTTCCCTCGGTGCGACCATGACCGATTTCGCGGGCTGGGACATGCCCCTGCGGTACGCCAGCGAGCGCGACGAGCACAACGCCGTCCGCACGAAGGCCGGTCTGTTCGACCTCTCCCACATGGGCGAGATCACCCTGACCGGCCCCGAGGCCGTCAAGGTCCTGGACTACGCGCTGGTCGGCAACATCTCCACCGTCGGCGTCGGCCGCGCCCGCTACACGCACATCTGCCAGGAGGACGGCGGGATCCTCGACGACCTGATCGTCTACCGCCTGGGCGAGACCGAGTACATGGTCGTCGCGAACGCCTCCAACGCCCAGGTCGTCCTCGACGCGATCACCGAGCGCGCCGCCGGCTTCGACGCCGAGGTCCGCGACGACCGCGACGCGTACGCGCTGCTCGCGGTGCAGGGTCCGGAGTCCCCCGGCATCCTCGCCTCGCTCACCGACGCCGACCTGGACGGTCTGAAGTACTACGCCGGCCTGCCCGGCACGGTGGCCGGGGTGCCCGCGCTGATCGCGCGTACCGGCTACACCGGCGAGGACGGCTTCGAGCTGTTCGTCGCCCCCGAGCACGCCGTGGAGCTGTGGCAGGCGCTGACCAAGGCGGGCGAGGGCGTCGGCCTGGTCCCGGCCGGTCTGTCCTGCCGCGACACCCTGCGCCTGGAGGCGGGCATGCCGCTGTACGGGCACGAGCTGACCACCTCCCTCACCCCGTTCGACGCGGGGCTGGGCCGGGTCGTGAAGTTCGAGAAGGAGGGCGACTTCGTCGGCCGCGCCGCCCTGGAGGCCGCCGCCGAGCGCGCCGCCACCAATCCGCCGCGCAAGCTGGTCGGCCTGATCGCCGAGGGCCGCCGCGTCCCGCGCGCGGGCTTCTCCGTGACCTTCGACGGCCAGGTCGTCGGCGAGGTCACCTCGGGTGCCCCGTCCCCGACACTGGGCAAGCCGATCGCGATGGCCTATGTCGACGCGGCACACGCCGCGCCCGGCACCTCCGGCGTCGGCGTGGACATTCGCGGTACGCATGAGGCGTACGAGGTCGTGGCCCTGCCGTTCTACAAGCGGCAGAAGTAA